One part of the Mustelus asterias unplaced genomic scaffold, sMusAst1.hap1.1 HAP1_SCAFFOLD_87, whole genome shotgun sequence genome encodes these proteins:
- the LOC144484034 gene encoding putative G-protein coupled receptor 139, whose protein sequence is MRMFSVTDWMAQQMVFRALSVTPLSVSFYLTANLVTIVILSRGRCGLSRCITYYLIAIALTDFLVIITTIILNRIGRIYFQNSVLSTTPACTLSNLLVYFARDMSVWLTVAFTIDRFVAICCQSLKTRYCTDKTALLVIGIVCALSCVRNVPFYFTYQPLYTLHGVPWFCAFKSSYYTLPAWQAYDWLDCILTPFLPFFLILLLNALTVKHILAASRARRRLRGTGSHGDPEMANRKRSIILLFAIALSFLLLWFTFIAHFLYVRITGEGYRTSLDFKDPRYIFQEAANMLQLVSSCNNVFIYAVAQTKFREDLKKVLLCPFTTLTG, encoded by the coding sequence ATGAGGATGTTTTCAGTAACTGATTGGATGGCGCAGCAGATGGTGTTTAGAGCCCTCTCGGTaacacctctctctgtctctttctatctcACAGCCAACTTGGTGACGATCGTAATCTTATCCCGAGGACGGTGCGGACTGTCACGCTGCATCACCTACTACCTGATCGCGATAGCATTGACTGATTTCCTTGTCATCATCACCACCATAATCCTCAACCGGATTGGCCGCATCTACTTTCAGAACAGCGTCCTGTCTACCACCCCCGCATGCACACTCAGCAATCTGCTGGTCTATTTTGCCCGGGATATGTCCGTCTGGTTGACAGTGGCTTTCACCATCGACCGTTTTGTGGCCATCTGCTGCCAGAGCCTGAAGACCAGATACTGCACCGATAAAACAGCATTGCTGGTCATAGGAATAGTCTGTGCCCTGAGCTGTGTCAGGAATGTCCCTTTCTACTTCACTTACCAGCCCTTGTACACCCTGCACGGGGTGCCCTGGTTCTGTGCTTTTAAGTCCAGCTATTACACGCTGCCCGCCTGGCAGGCCTATGACTGGCTGGACTGCATCTTAACTCCGTTTCTCCCGTTCTTCCTCATCCTGCTTCTTAACGCTCTAACCGTAAAACACATCTTAGCggccagcagagcccgcaggagactccggggcaCGGGGAGTCACGGGGACCCAGAGATGGCCAACCGCAAGAGGTCCATCATCCTGCTCTTCGCCATCGCCCTCAGCTTCCTCCTCCTCTGGTTCACCTTTATCGCACACTTCCTCTATGTGCGGATTACAGGTGAGGGCTACCGCACCAGCCTGGATTTCAAAGACCCACGGTACATTTTTCAGGAAGCAGCAAACATGCTCCAGCTAGTCAGTTCCTGCAACAACGTCTTCATCTACGCAGTCGCCCAGACCAAGTTCCGAGAGGACCTGAAGAAGGTTCTGCTCTGCCCCTTCACCACGCTCACTGGCTAA